In Amyelois transitella isolate CPQ chromosome 13, ilAmyTran1.1, whole genome shotgun sequence, a genomic segment contains:
- the LOC106132163 gene encoding complement component 1 Q subcomponent-binding protein, mitochondrial — MNSFVKTAHRVIQSCVKTPSLAGALVTRAQAPVKRDFTRGIWHMSCSKSLNGPTAASGLLHNHSNTCGCGCGLKALHTKGERELVEFLTEEIVAERKAQKVKTLPKEVEGFTVQGDGAEVVLSKQLKDELIKITFNVNHTVDSDDLEGDVQPEKQEFAEMRSKPQFEVDIIRGDTTLGFTCSFLQEPPSTNADEYNDIFGIDEVTIYKGEWNDKVYAVAGDVLDGYLYDLLMNLLEEKGISNDFAQKLSDFSTAYEHAAYINLLETVSKFTIGKQ; from the exons ATGAATAGTTTCGTCAAAACTGCACACCGTGTTATACAAAGTTGCGTTAAAACTCCGAGCTTAGCTGGGGCTTTGGTCACCCGTGCACAAGCTCCAGTAAAACGTGACTTCACGAGGGGAATATGGCACATGAGCTGTTCGAAAAGTCTAAACGGGCCTACGGCAGCTTCTGGCTTGCTCCACAATCACTCCAACACGTGTGGCTGTGGTTGCGGCTTGAAGGCTTTACACACAAAAG GTGAGAGAGAGTTAGTGGAGTTCCTGACTGAGGAGATTGTGGCCGAACGCAAGGCGCAGAAGGTGAAGACGCTGCCTAAAGAAGTGGAGGGCTTCACCGTCCAAGGAGATGGAGCCGAAGTGGTGCTCAGTAAGCAGTTGAAGGATGAACT CATCAAAATCACATTCAacgtgaaccacacggtggACTCGGATGATCTGGAAGGTGATGTGCAGCCGGAGAAGCAAGAGTTTGCGGAGATGCGTTCCAAGCCTCAGTTCGAAGTGGACATCATCCGAGGAGACACCACTCTGGGGTTCACGTGTTCGTTCCTACAGGAACCACCGTCCACCAATGCTGATGAATATA ATGACATCTTTGGCATCGACGAGGTGACGATCTACAAAGGGGAATGGAATGACAAGGTGTATGCAGTCGCTGGCGACGTGCTCGATGga TACCTCTACGACTTGCTCATGAACCTGCTAGAAGAGAAGGGCATCAGCAACGACTTTGCTCAGAAACTGTCAGACTTCAGCACCGCGTACGAGCACGCCGCGTACATAAACCTACTGGAGACCGTCTCCAAGTTCACCATTGGGAAACAATAG